A window of the Zeugodacus cucurbitae isolate PBARC_wt_2022May chromosome 4, idZeuCucr1.2, whole genome shotgun sequence genome harbors these coding sequences:
- the LOC105210409 gene encoding LETM1 domain-containing protein 1 has protein sequence MALALRLLRRPAYLTQSSAFTLQRQQYATPLAILIRERSNGATEKHAADKKTQLPPIVPPKVYPTEPKHKPTKIEESEDTQSWSKWPPPAKDVTKSSSQRLSRENVEGYMFKHFFDYIKNYEKLLEKNFPSAMKLYRTYVDGVMDFYNDMKSYLKIARIANNSPMGLKALNRKELELYMQMPRDMMKVAPALIVVALPLVGYVAMPLIFAFPQQFLCSHFWTLQQRAEFQQAALQKRLRNNKAVFRILQSKLKEAKKHESHQELQHLLGMLGSGFLPSVESLLKVKDIFAQPPYDLLSLSRKQVKLLCQLHGVPTPLFRRYHLSEHAYLVHSMDLAIVREGNVHNMHPDGIRRACYIRGLNPTNLSNEEMIAWLRNWIKISTSLEEQHISMFLYLPVLLGYNHPNNWHLIYDKS, from the exons ATGGCCCTTGCGCTACGCCTTTTGCGCCGACCGGCTTATCTCACCCAAAGTAGTGCATTTACACTGCAGCGGCAACAGTATGCAACCCCTCTAGCCATACTTATACGGGAACGAAG taaTGGTGCAACGGAGAAACACGCTGCCGATAAGAAAACACAACTTCCACCTATCGTGCCGCCTAAAGTGTATCCCACAGAACCAAAGCATAAACCAACTAAAATTGAAGAATCGGAAGATACACAAAGTTGGTCGAAATGGCCACCACCCGCAAAGGATGTCACGAAATCATCTTCGCAGCGACTGTCAAGAGAAAACGTCGAAGGCTAtatgtttaaacattttttcgatTATATcaaaaactatgaaaaattGTTGGAGAAAAACTTTCCATCGGCCATGAAATTATATCGCACTTATGTTGATGGCGTCATGGACTTCTACAACGATATGAAATCTTATCTAAAGATAGCACGTATTGCAAATAATTCACCAATGGGACTGAAAGCGCTCAATCGTAAGGAACTTGAGCTCTACATGCAGATGCCACGCGATATGATGAAAGTTGCGCCTGCGTTAATTGTTGTCGCACTGCCGCTTGTCGGCTACGTAGCGATGCcgttaat ttttgctTTTCCACAGCAATTCCTATGCTCACATTTCTGGACCTTACAACAGCGCGCGGAGTTCCAACAGGCGGCATTGCAAAAACGTCTTAGAAATAATAAAGCCGTTTTCAGAATTCTACAATCGAAACTAAAAGAAGCAAAGAAACATGAAAGTCACCAAGAACTGCAACACCTACTGGGCATGTTGGGTAGTGGCTTTCTACCCAGTGTAGAGTCGTTGCTCAAGGTTAAGGACATTTTTGCCCAACCACCGTACGATCTGCTCTCTTTAAGTAGGAAGCAAGTT aaattgCTGTGCCAACTACATGGCGTCCCAACGCCATTGTTCAGACGTTATCACCTTTCTGAGCATGCGTATCTGGTACACAGCATGGATTTGGCTATTGTACGCGAAGGAAATGTTCATAACATGCATCCGGATGGTATTCGACGTGCTTGCTATATACGTGGACTCAATCCCACCAATCTTAGCAATGAAGAAATGATAGCATGGCTACGTAATTGGATAAAAATTTCTACATCACTCGAAGAACAGCATATAAGCATGTTCCTGTACCTGCCAGTGCTATTGGGCTATAACCATCCAAATAATTGGCACTTAATTTACGACAAGAGTTAG